In the Longimicrobium sp. genome, one interval contains:
- a CDS encoding M12 family metallopeptidase yields the protein MPTRKKQTGDDAADGGENLRIEEVHACTEMVLPPALQGEAEMVALDERADNAQARNSGPPGTGGDGARLAGLKGKLWKPGRTLRVRFLDNPPPRVREQIEKYAHQWEHYANIKFSFGTDPNAEIRITCTPGQGSWSYLGTDALTISRSKPTMNYGWFTEQTAESEFSRTTLHEFGHALGFIHEHMSPAGNIPWNRPAAYRYYMSTQGWTKEQVDSQLFGKYAASQTNASAYDPTSIMHYPVPRQLTNGGFEVGWNTELSERDKTFTRQLYPA from the coding sequence ATGCCGACGAGGAAGAAGCAGACCGGCGACGATGCGGCCGACGGCGGCGAGAACCTTCGGATCGAGGAGGTCCACGCCTGCACCGAGATGGTCCTCCCGCCCGCCCTGCAGGGCGAGGCCGAGATGGTGGCCCTGGACGAACGCGCCGACAACGCGCAGGCCCGCAACTCCGGGCCGCCCGGCACGGGGGGCGACGGGGCGCGGCTGGCCGGGCTGAAAGGCAAGCTGTGGAAGCCCGGGCGCACGCTGCGGGTGCGGTTCCTGGACAATCCGCCCCCGCGCGTACGCGAGCAGATCGAGAAGTACGCGCACCAGTGGGAGCACTACGCCAACATCAAGTTCAGCTTCGGCACCGATCCCAACGCCGAGATCCGCATCACCTGCACGCCGGGGCAGGGTTCGTGGTCGTACCTGGGAACCGACGCGCTGACGATCTCCAGGAGCAAGCCCACCATGAACTACGGGTGGTTCACCGAGCAGACCGCGGAGTCGGAGTTCTCGCGCACGACGCTCCACGAGTTCGGCCACGCGCTGGGGTTCATCCACGAGCACATGAGCCCGGCGGGGAACATCCCCTGGAACCGCCCGGCGGCGTACCGCTACTACATGAGCACGCAGGGGTGGACGAAGGAGCAGGTAGACAGCCAGCTCTTCGGCAAGTACGCCGCTTCGCAGACGAACGCCTCGGCGTACGATCCCACCTCCATCATGCACTACCCGGTTCCCAGGCAGCTGACGAACGGCGGGTTCGAGGTCGGGTGGAACACCGAGCTTTCCGAGCGGGACAAGACGTTCACCCGCCAGCTGTATCCCGCCTGA